One Streptomyces fagopyri DNA window includes the following coding sequences:
- a CDS encoding DinB family protein, which produces MTIERTEPATDAGERAMLEGWLDYHRRTLESKCEGLDDAQLRTASVEPSELSLLGLVRHMTEVERGWFRKVLADDDAGPLYYSDEDPDGEFHLTEADTWDEAYAAWQAEIAVARDNAARFALDDTSKGRSRLTDTPFNLRWIYTHMIEEYARHNGHADLIRERIDGATGD; this is translated from the coding sequence ATGACGATCGAGCGCACCGAACCCGCCACCGACGCCGGCGAACGAGCCATGCTGGAGGGCTGGCTGGACTACCATCGCCGGACCCTCGAATCGAAGTGTGAGGGCCTGGACGACGCGCAGCTCAGGACCGCCTCGGTCGAGCCGTCCGAGCTGTCCCTGCTCGGTCTGGTGCGGCACATGACGGAGGTGGAACGGGGCTGGTTCCGCAAGGTCCTGGCGGACGACGACGCGGGCCCCCTCTACTACAGCGACGAGGACCCGGACGGGGAGTTCCATCTCACCGAGGCGGACACCTGGGACGAGGCGTACGCCGCCTGGCAGGCCGAGATCGCGGTCGCCCGCGACAACGCGGCCCGCTTCGCCCTGGACGACACCTCCAAGGGCAGGAGCAGGCTCACGGACACCCCGTTCAACCTGCGGTGGATCTACACCCACATGATCGAGGAGTACGCCCGCCACAACGGTCACGCCGATCTGATCCGTGAGCGGATCGACGGAGCCACCGGCGACTAG
- a CDS encoding nuclear transport factor 2 family protein produces the protein MTQRVELATVMDRFAVDGLVTEYAVAVDDGDWEAYRRLFAPDGRADYRSAGGIEGDADEVAGWLARSMELFAMRQHLIVNRQLLFGVLDQDSGDTARVRADYINPMRLAGQDGTSTAPDFVCGGRYVFRLVRTDLGWRLREVVVQEKWRRMPPPRQEPSAG, from the coding sequence ATGACGCAGCGTGTGGAGCTCGCGACCGTGATGGACCGGTTCGCCGTGGACGGACTCGTCACCGAGTACGCGGTGGCCGTCGACGACGGCGACTGGGAGGCGTACCGACGGCTGTTCGCGCCGGACGGCCGCGCGGACTACCGCTCCGCGGGCGGTATCGAGGGGGACGCCGACGAGGTCGCGGGATGGCTCGCGCGGAGCATGGAACTCTTCGCCATGCGCCAGCATCTGATCGTCAACCGACAGCTGCTGTTCGGCGTACTGGACCAGGACAGCGGCGACACCGCCCGGGTCCGGGCCGACTACATCAATCCGATGCGCCTCGCGGGCCAGGACGGCACTTCCACCGCACCAGATTTCGTGTGCGGCGGCCGCTACGTCTTCCGACTGGTGCGCACCGACCTCGGCTGGCGCCTGCGCGAGGTGGTCGTCCAGGAGAAGTGGCGGCGCATGCCGCCGCCCCGTCAGGAACCCTCGGCCGGCTGA
- a CDS encoding glyceraldehyde-3-phosphate dehydrogenase: MTVNDDSFTNWKTREEIAESMIPIIGKLHRERDVTVLLHSRSLVNKSVVSLLKTHRFARQIAGAELSVTETLPFLQALTTLDLGPSQIDLGMLAATYRTDDLGLSVQEFTARAVAGATGADKIERRAPRDVVLYGFGRIGRLVARLLIEKAGSGNGLRLRAVVVRQGGDQDIVKRASLLRRDSIHGQFQGTITVDEANSTIIANGNEIKVIYAGDPSEVDYTAYGINDAILIDNTGKWRDREGLSKHLRPGIDKVVLTAPGKGDVPNIVHGVNHDTIKPDEQILSCASCTTNAIVPPLKAMADEYGVLRGHVETVHSFTNDQNLLDNYHSSDRRGRSAPLNMVITETGAASAVAKALPDLQAPITGSSIRVPVPDVSIAILSLRLGRETTREEVLDHLREVSLTSPLKRQIDFTTAPDAVSSDFIGSRHASIVDAGATKVDGDNAILYLWYDNEFGYSCQVIRVVQHVSGVEYPTYPVPAV, encoded by the coding sequence GTGACTGTCAACGACGACTCGTTCACCAACTGGAAGACCCGCGAGGAGATCGCGGAGTCGATGATCCCGATCATCGGGAAGCTGCACCGGGAGCGGGACGTCACGGTCCTCCTCCACAGCCGCTCCTTGGTGAACAAGTCGGTGGTCAGCCTTCTCAAGACCCACCGGTTCGCCCGGCAGATCGCCGGTGCGGAGCTCTCCGTCACCGAGACACTGCCGTTCCTCCAGGCGCTGACCACGCTCGATCTCGGGCCGTCCCAGATCGACCTCGGCATGCTCGCCGCGACGTACCGGACCGACGATCTCGGGCTCTCCGTACAGGAGTTCACCGCCAGGGCCGTCGCCGGCGCCACGGGCGCGGACAAGATCGAGCGCCGCGCGCCGCGCGACGTCGTCCTCTACGGTTTCGGCCGCATCGGCCGGCTCGTCGCCCGCCTGCTCATCGAGAAGGCCGGCTCCGGCAACGGCCTGCGGCTGCGCGCCGTAGTCGTCCGCCAGGGCGGGGACCAGGACATCGTCAAGCGCGCCTCGTTGCTGCGCCGCGACTCCATCCACGGCCAGTTCCAGGGCACGATCACCGTCGACGAGGCGAACAGCACGATCATCGCCAACGGCAACGAGATCAAGGTGATCTACGCCGGCGACCCGAGCGAGGTCGACTACACGGCGTACGGCATCAACGACGCCATCCTCATCGACAACACCGGCAAGTGGCGTGACCGCGAGGGCCTGTCGAAGCACCTGCGCCCCGGGATCGACAAGGTCGTCCTCACCGCGCCCGGCAAGGGCGACGTCCCCAACATCGTGCACGGCGTCAACCACGACACGATCAAGCCGGACGAGCAGATCCTGTCCTGCGCCTCCTGCACCACCAACGCGATCGTCCCGCCGCTGAAGGCGATGGCCGACGAGTACGGCGTCCTGCGCGGTCATGTCGAGACCGTCCACTCGTTCACCAACGACCAGAACCTGCTGGACAATTACCACAGCTCCGACCGCCGTGGCCGCTCCGCGCCGCTCAACATGGTGATCACGGAGACGGGGGCCGCCTCCGCCGTCGCCAAGGCACTGCCCGACCTCCAGGCCCCCATCACGGGCAGTTCGATCCGGGTCCCGGTGCCGGACGTCTCGATCGCCATCCTCAGCCTGCGGCTGGGGCGCGAGACCACCCGCGAGGAGGTCCTCGACCACCTCCGCGAGGTGTCGCTGACCTCGCCGCTCAAGCGTCAGATCGACTTCACCACCGCTCCTGACGCGGTGTCGAGCGACTTCATCGGCTCTCGCCACGCCTCGATCGTCGACGCCGGTGCCACCAAGGTCGACGGCGACAACGCGATCCTCTACCTCTGGTACGACAACGAGTTCGGCTACTCCTGCCAGGTCATCCGGGTCGTCCAGCACGTCTCCGGGGTCGAGTACCCGACCTACCCGGTACCGGCCGTCTGA
- a CDS encoding SDR family oxidoreductase: MTALPELSGKVALVTGASRGIGYGVAEALIARGDRVCITGRNEDALKEAVETLGADRVIGVAGKAHDEAHQAVAVERTMEAFGRVDYLVNNAGTNPVFGPMADLDLNVARKVFETNVVSALGFAQLTWKAWQSENGGAIVNIASVAGIAPSPFIGAYGMSKAAMINLTVQLAHEFAPKVRVNAIAPAVVKTKFAQALYEGREEEAAASYPLARLGVPSDIGGAAAFLTSAQSDWITGQTLVVDGGIFLNAGVG, from the coding sequence ATGACCGCACTTCCCGAACTCTCCGGCAAGGTCGCCCTCGTCACCGGCGCGAGCCGCGGCATCGGCTACGGCGTCGCGGAGGCACTCATCGCCCGCGGTGACCGCGTGTGCATCACCGGCCGCAACGAGGACGCCCTCAAGGAGGCCGTCGAGACACTCGGTGCCGACCGCGTCATCGGTGTCGCGGGCAAGGCGCACGACGAGGCCCACCAGGCCGTCGCCGTCGAGCGCACCATGGAGGCCTTCGGACGCGTCGACTACCTGGTCAACAACGCCGGTACGAACCCGGTGTTCGGCCCGATGGCCGACCTGGACCTCAACGTGGCGCGCAAGGTCTTCGAGACGAACGTCGTCTCGGCGCTCGGATTCGCGCAGCTGACCTGGAAGGCATGGCAGAGCGAGAACGGCGGCGCGATCGTCAACATCGCGTCCGTCGCGGGCATCGCCCCCTCGCCGTTCATCGGCGCGTACGGCATGAGCAAGGCCGCCATGATCAACCTGACCGTGCAGCTGGCGCACGAGTTCGCGCCCAAGGTGCGGGTCAACGCGATCGCGCCCGCCGTCGTCAAGACCAAGTTCGCGCAGGCCCTGTACGAGGGCCGCGAGGAGGAGGCGGCCGCGTCCTATCCGCTCGCCCGGCTCGGCGTGCCCTCCGACATCGGAGGGGCCGCCGCGTTCCTCACCTCGGCACAGTCGGACTGGATCACCGGGCAGACGCTCGTGGTCGACGGCGGCATCTTCCTGAACGCCGGAGTGGGCTGA
- a CDS encoding LLM class flavin-dependent oxidoreductase, producing MITVPLSALEVAMVQAGTRAADTLRDTTEFARRLDELGYRRLWYAEHHHSPAIGAFPPVVLTAHAAASTSSLRLGSGGVLAPNHAPIMLAEQFGTLAALHAGRIDLGIGRGPGTFDESTARALRRGAGPTTDDEYRDDVSNTLRFLVEEVALDPLPEPWLLSSSTAGAALAAELGLPVAFAHHIRPDNTLPALRHYREHFSPSRWCDRPRVLVCVETVCATTGEEAARLAGPMDVVKAGLLKGKGDIPFPTPEQAAVHPFTAQETRALAGFRAHQAHGTPDTVATRLADLAEATGADELMLVTPVHALTDRLKSYELVRRHVMAPAE from the coding sequence ATGATCACTGTGCCGCTCAGCGCGCTGGAAGTAGCCATGGTCCAGGCGGGCACGCGGGCCGCCGACACGTTGCGCGACACCACCGAGTTCGCCCGGCGGCTCGACGAACTCGGATACCGGCGGCTCTGGTACGCCGAGCACCACCACTCCCCCGCCATCGGGGCGTTCCCGCCCGTCGTCCTGACCGCCCACGCGGCCGCGTCGACCTCGTCCCTCCGTCTCGGATCCGGCGGCGTCCTCGCCCCCAACCACGCTCCGATCATGCTGGCCGAGCAGTTCGGCACGCTGGCCGCGCTGCACGCGGGCCGGATCGACCTGGGCATCGGTCGCGGGCCGGGCACCTTCGACGAGTCCACGGCACGGGCCCTGCGGCGCGGGGCCGGACCGACGACGGACGACGAGTACCGCGACGACGTGTCGAATACGCTGCGGTTCCTGGTGGAGGAGGTCGCACTCGACCCGCTCCCGGAGCCGTGGCTGCTGTCGTCGAGCACGGCCGGGGCCGCGCTCGCCGCCGAACTCGGGCTGCCCGTCGCCTTCGCCCATCACATCCGTCCCGACAACACCCTCCCCGCGCTCCGCCACTACCGGGAGCACTTCTCCCCCTCCCGCTGGTGCGACCGTCCCCGGGTCCTGGTCTGCGTCGAGACGGTGTGCGCCACAACCGGGGAGGAGGCCGCCCGGCTCGCGGGCCCGATGGACGTCGTCAAGGCCGGACTGCTCAAGGGGAAGGGCGACATCCCCTTCCCGACGCCCGAGCAGGCGGCCGTCCACCCGTTCACCGCGCAGGAGACGCGGGCCCTGGCCGGTTTCCGCGCCCACCAGGCGCACGGCACACCCGACACGGTCGCGACCCGACTGGCGGACCTGGCGGAGGCGACCGGTGCGGACGAACTCATGCTGGTGACACCCGTCCACGCGCTGACGGATCGTCTGAAGTCCTACGAACTCGTCCGACGGCACGTCATGGCACCGGCGGAGTAG
- a CDS encoding HipA family kinase: MLKEVAATRYITPLREGGSLPGLVEADDLRTYVMKFTGAGQGRKTLVAEVVCGELARRLGLRVPGLVTIGLDTVLGLGEPDQEVQELLKSSGGLNLGMDFLSRAVGFDSLAFEVSAREAGRVVWFDALVNNVDRSWRNPNLLMWHGDLWLIDHGATMIWHHHWPGARASAAKPYDASDHALAPFGPDIASAAAELAPLVTAELLAEVTAAIPEEWLADEPGFDSTEALRHAYAEPLLARAPAIHERIRGIQGREAGEGRGSGEGPGSGGGTKGVKVGEGDR; this comes from the coding sequence GTGCTCAAAGAAGTCGCCGCGACCCGTTACATCACGCCGCTGCGTGAGGGCGGTTCGCTGCCGGGGCTCGTCGAGGCCGACGATCTGCGGACGTATGTCATGAAGTTCACCGGTGCGGGACAGGGGCGCAAGACGCTCGTCGCGGAGGTCGTCTGCGGTGAACTCGCCCGCCGGCTGGGCCTGCGCGTGCCCGGACTGGTGACGATCGGCCTCGATACGGTCCTGGGGCTCGGCGAACCCGACCAGGAGGTCCAGGAACTGCTCAAGTCGAGCGGGGGGTTGAACCTCGGCATGGACTTCCTCTCCCGTGCCGTCGGCTTCGACTCCCTCGCCTTCGAGGTGAGCGCGCGGGAGGCCGGACGCGTCGTCTGGTTCGACGCGCTGGTCAACAACGTCGACCGCTCCTGGCGCAACCCCAACCTGCTGATGTGGCATGGTGATCTGTGGCTCATCGACCACGGCGCCACCATGATCTGGCACCACCACTGGCCCGGAGCCCGGGCCTCCGCCGCCAAGCCGTACGACGCCTCCGACCACGCGCTCGCGCCGTTCGGTCCGGACATCGCCTCGGCGGCCGCCGAGCTGGCACCACTGGTGACCGCGGAACTGCTCGCCGAGGTGACCGCCGCGATCCCGGAGGAGTGGCTGGCCGACGAGCCGGGCTTCGACTCCACCGAGGCGCTGCGGCACGCCTACGCGGAGCCGCTCCTCGCCCGCGCGCCCGCCATCCACGAACGGATCAGGGGTATCCAGGGGCGCGAAGCCGGGGAGGGCCGCGGGAGCGGCGAGGGTCCCGGGAGCGGCGGAGGAACCAAGGGCGTCAAGGTCGGCGAGGGGGACAGGTGA
- a CDS encoding tetratricopeptide repeat protein, translating to MAEQQEQTAPDAMMTRIGQAVMLHHGGDREEARGRFLDLWSEIGEDGDPLHRCTLAHYMADTQDDPSDELAWDLRALSAADELGDDRVEEHHRSPAVRAFYPSLHLNLAADYVKLGRSDAARSHLRRARGAVGFLGDDRYGDGVRAAIGRLELRLDGEGPAEGTPGEGPGRFGGPGGETLGPPRRRP from the coding sequence GTGGCGGAGCAGCAGGAGCAGACGGCGCCGGACGCCATGATGACCCGGATCGGGCAGGCCGTCATGCTGCACCACGGAGGCGACCGCGAGGAGGCCCGGGGTCGTTTCCTGGACCTGTGGTCGGAGATCGGCGAGGACGGCGATCCGCTGCACCGGTGCACCCTGGCGCACTACATGGCGGACACCCAGGACGACCCCTCGGACGAGCTGGCGTGGGACCTGCGCGCGCTGTCGGCCGCCGACGAACTCGGGGACGACAGGGTCGAGGAGCACCACCGGTCGCCCGCCGTAAGGGCGTTCTACCCGTCGCTGCACCTGAACCTGGCGGCCGACTACGTGAAACTCGGCCGTTCCGACGCCGCCCGCAGCCATCTGCGGCGGGCCCGTGGCGCGGTCGGTTTCCTCGGGGACGACCGCTACGGAGACGGGGTACGCGCGGCGATCGGACGACTGGAGCTGAGGCTCGACGGGGAGGGGCCGGCGGAGGGGACACCGGGGGAGGGCCCCGGCCGGTTCGGCGGGCCGGGAGGGGAGACACTGGGGCCGCCGCGCCGGCGGCCCTGA
- the fabG gene encoding 3-oxoacyl-ACP reductase FabG: MSTTEQRVAVVTGAARGIGAATAVRLAAEGRAVAVIDLDEAACKDTVEKITTAGGRALAVGCDVSDEAQVEAAVARIAEELGAPTVLVNNAGVLRDNLLFKMAASDWDTVMNVHLRGAFLMAKACQKYMVEAKFGRIVNLSSSSALGNRGQANYSAAKAGLQGLTKTLAIELGKFGVTANAVAPGFIATDMTAATAARVGMGFEDFQAAAATQIPVQRVGNPDDIANAIAFFTGEAAGFVSGQVLYVAGGPLN; encoded by the coding sequence ATGTCCACCACTGAGCAGCGCGTCGCCGTAGTCACCGGTGCCGCGCGCGGCATCGGCGCCGCGACCGCCGTACGACTGGCCGCCGAGGGCCGCGCCGTCGCGGTGATCGACCTCGACGAGGCCGCGTGCAAGGACACCGTGGAGAAGATCACCACCGCCGGTGGCCGCGCCCTCGCGGTCGGCTGTGACGTCTCCGACGAAGCCCAGGTCGAGGCCGCCGTCGCGCGGATCGCCGAGGAGCTCGGTGCGCCGACCGTCCTGGTGAACAACGCGGGCGTGCTCCGCGACAACCTGCTGTTCAAGATGGCCGCGTCCGACTGGGACACCGTCATGAACGTGCACCTGCGCGGCGCCTTCCTGATGGCGAAGGCCTGTCAGAAGTACATGGTGGAAGCGAAGTTCGGCCGGATCGTCAACCTGTCGTCCTCCTCGGCCCTCGGCAACCGCGGCCAGGCCAACTACTCCGCCGCCAAGGCCGGTCTGCAGGGCCTGACGAAGACGCTCGCCATCGAGCTCGGCAAGTTCGGCGTCACCGCGAACGCCGTCGCGCCCGGCTTCATCGCCACCGACATGACCGCCGCCACCGCCGCCCGCGTCGGCATGGGCTTCGAGGACTTCCAGGCCGCCGCCGCCACCCAGATCCCCGTGCAGCGCGTCGGCAACCCCGACGACATCGCCAACGCCATCGCCTTCTTCACCGGCGAGGCCGCCGGGTTCGTCTCCGGCCAGGTGCTGTACGTGGCCGGCGGACCGCTCAACTAG
- a CDS encoding DUF3037 domain-containing protein, producing the protein MNERDVFEYTLLRVVPRVERGECFNAGVLVYCRAQSFVAARTHLDETKLRALDPEADVVGVRAALRAVEGICAGGKAAGQAAGDDAGRRFRWLIAPRSTVVQPGPVHTGLTADPEAETERLLALLVR; encoded by the coding sequence GTGAACGAGCGGGACGTCTTCGAGTACACGCTGCTGCGGGTGGTGCCGCGCGTCGAACGCGGCGAGTGTTTCAACGCGGGTGTACTGGTGTACTGCCGCGCCCAGTCCTTCGTGGCGGCGCGCACCCATCTGGACGAGACGAAACTGCGGGCCCTGGACCCGGAGGCCGACGTGGTGGGCGTACGGGCCGCGCTGCGTGCCGTGGAAGGGATCTGCGCGGGTGGGAAAGCGGCAGGTCAGGCAGCAGGTGACGATGCCGGCCGGCGTTTTCGGTGGTTGATCGCGCCGCGCTCGACGGTGGTCCAGCCCGGGCCCGTGCACACAGGGCTCACCGCCGATCCGGAGGCGGAGACCGAGCGGTTGCTCGCGCTGCTGGTCAGGTAA
- a CDS encoding YbhB/YbcL family Raf kinase inhibitor-like protein, whose amino-acid sequence MIKPYGPYDFMPPIRTFSLTSESVVDGGPLAAAQVSGILGAGGSDISPQLSWSGFPEETRSFTVAMFDPDVPTASGFWHWAVANLPASVTGLPAGAGDGGDLPGGAVTLSNDAGYRRYLGPATPPGNGPDRYFLVVHAVDVEELEVSEATTPALMDFLLFTHALARATMFGTAER is encoded by the coding sequence ATGATCAAACCCTATGGTCCGTACGACTTCATGCCGCCGATCAGGACCTTCTCGCTGACCTCGGAGTCAGTGGTCGACGGTGGCCCACTGGCCGCCGCGCAGGTGAGCGGCATTCTGGGGGCGGGTGGTTCGGACATCTCGCCGCAGCTGAGCTGGTCCGGCTTTCCCGAGGAGACGCGAAGTTTCACGGTCGCGATGTTCGATCCCGACGTGCCCACCGCCTCCGGCTTCTGGCACTGGGCCGTCGCCAACCTGCCCGCCTCCGTGACCGGCCTTCCGGCCGGGGCGGGAGACGGTGGTGATCTGCCCGGCGGCGCGGTGACGCTGTCGAACGACGCCGGTTACCGGAGGTACCTCGGTCCGGCGACGCCGCCCGGCAACGGCCCGGACCGCTACTTCCTCGTGGTCCACGCCGTCGACGTCGAAGAACTGGAGGTGTCGGAGGCGACGACCCCGGCCCTCATGGACTTCCTGCTGTTCACGCACGCCCTCGCGCGGGCGACCATGTTCGGCACCGCCGAGCGCTGA
- a CDS encoding uracil-DNA glycosylase, whose amino-acid sequence MTDTAMLPESWRGVLGEELQQPYFKELTEFVEEERAKGPVYPPREEVFAALDATPYERVKVLVLGQDPYHGEGQGHGLCFSVRPGVRTPPSLRNIYKEMKEELGTPIPDNGYLMPWAEQGVLLLNAVLTVRSGEANSHKGKGWEKFTDAVIRSVADRPDPAVFVLWGNYAQKKLPLIDEDRHIVVKGAHPSPLSAKKFFGSRPFTRINEAVAQQGHEPIDWRIPDLG is encoded by the coding sequence GTGACCGACACCGCCATGCTGCCCGAGTCCTGGCGCGGCGTCCTCGGCGAGGAACTGCAGCAGCCCTACTTCAAGGAACTCACCGAGTTCGTCGAGGAGGAGCGAGCCAAGGGTCCCGTCTACCCTCCGCGCGAGGAGGTCTTCGCCGCGCTGGACGCGACACCGTACGAGCGGGTGAAGGTGCTGGTCCTCGGCCAGGACCCGTACCACGGTGAGGGCCAGGGACACGGCCTGTGCTTCTCGGTGCGCCCCGGGGTGCGGACCCCGCCCTCCCTGCGGAACATCTACAAGGAGATGAAGGAGGAGCTGGGCACCCCGATCCCGGACAACGGCTATCTGATGCCGTGGGCCGAGCAGGGCGTCCTGCTGCTCAACGCGGTGCTGACGGTGCGCTCCGGTGAGGCCAACTCCCACAAGGGCAAGGGCTGGGAGAAGTTCACGGACGCGGTGATCCGCTCCGTGGCCGACCGGCCCGACCCGGCGGTCTTCGTTCTGTGGGGGAACTACGCCCAGAAGAAGCTCCCGCTCATCGACGAGGACCGGCACATCGTCGTGAAGGGCGCGCATCCCTCGCCGCTCTCCGCCAAGAAGTTCTTCGGCTCCCGGCCGTTCACGCGGATCAACGAGGCCGTGGCACAGCAGGGCCACGAACCGATCGACTGGCGGATTCCGGACCTCGGCTGA
- the lnt gene encoding apolipoprotein N-acyltransferase translates to MTRFDRWLVSPWRRAVIAALAGSLPVFAFPAPSWWWFAHVALVPWILLARTAPTGGRAAYDGWFGGLGFMLAVHHWLLPSLNVFTVVIAALLGTLWAPWGWLVRRLLGGVPSAGRVGAALVVLPSGWLGVELVRSWQGLGGPWGLLGSSQWQVAPALRLASVGGVWLLSFLVVAVNVAVAVLTAVRRSRVPAVATAVTGLVATAAATSAAWMWSPRPDADGQVRVAVVQPGVIGGGAGAGAEKRFAREEALTRALAGRHVDLVVWGESSVGVDLAGRPDLAERISALSRETGADILVNVDARRSDRPGIYKSSVLVGAGGPTGARYDKMRLVPFGEYIPARSLLGWATSVGKAAGEDRRRGTEQVVMDAGHGLRVGPMICFETAFPDMSRHLAQDGAEVLLAQSSTSSFQHSWAPEQHASLAALRAAETGRPMVHATLTGVSAVYGPSGERLGSWLGTDASEAAVYEVPLARGVTPYVRYGDWPVHGALLVLAALCATEGVRALRLRRSAPGPLAPPARTVRESPVRPGR, encoded by the coding sequence ATGACGAGGTTCGACCGCTGGCTCGTCTCTCCCTGGCGGCGCGCCGTCATCGCCGCGCTGGCGGGCTCGCTGCCGGTGTTCGCCTTCCCGGCCCCGTCGTGGTGGTGGTTCGCCCACGTCGCCCTCGTGCCCTGGATCCTGCTGGCCCGCACCGCCCCGACCGGCGGACGCGCCGCGTACGACGGCTGGTTCGGCGGCCTGGGATTCATGCTGGCCGTGCACCACTGGCTGCTGCCGAGCCTCAATGTCTTCACGGTCGTCATCGCGGCACTGCTCGGGACGCTGTGGGCGCCCTGGGGCTGGCTCGTACGACGGCTCCTCGGCGGTGTGCCCTCGGCGGGGCGGGTCGGGGCCGCGCTCGTGGTGCTGCCGTCGGGCTGGCTGGGTGTCGAGCTCGTCCGGTCCTGGCAGGGACTCGGCGGACCGTGGGGTCTGCTCGGGTCGAGCCAGTGGCAGGTGGCGCCCGCGCTGCGGCTCGCCTCGGTCGGCGGGGTGTGGCTGCTGAGCTTCCTGGTGGTGGCCGTCAACGTCGCGGTCGCGGTCCTGACGGCCGTACGCCGGTCGCGTGTCCCCGCCGTCGCCACCGCCGTCACCGGACTCGTCGCCACCGCGGCCGCCACCTCGGCGGCCTGGATGTGGTCCCCGCGCCCCGACGCCGACGGCCAGGTGCGCGTCGCCGTCGTACAGCCCGGCGTCATCGGCGGCGGCGCCGGAGCCGGCGCGGAGAAGCGCTTCGCGCGCGAGGAGGCGCTCACCCGCGCACTCGCCGGGCGCCACGTCGACCTCGTCGTCTGGGGCGAGAGCAGTGTCGGCGTCGACCTGGCCGGCCGCCCCGACCTGGCGGAGCGCATCAGCGCGCTGTCCCGGGAGACCGGCGCCGACATCCTCGTGAACGTCGACGCGCGGCGCTCCGACCGGCCCGGGATATACAAGAGTTCGGTGCTGGTGGGAGCGGGGGGACCGACCGGCGCCCGCTACGACAAGATGCGTCTCGTCCCCTTCGGCGAGTACATACCGGCGCGTTCCCTCCTCGGCTGGGCGACCTCGGTCGGCAAGGCGGCGGGCGAGGACCGCAGGCGCGGCACCGAGCAGGTGGTGATGGACGCCGGGCACGGACTGCGGGTCGGACCGATGATCTGCTTCGAGACGGCGTTCCCGGACATGAGCCGGCATCTCGCGCAGGACGGCGCGGAAGTACTGCTCGCCCAGTCGTCGACCTCTTCGTTCCAGCACAGCTGGGCACCCGAACAGCATGCCTCGCTGGCCGCGCTGCGGGCGGCCGAGACCGGCCGCCCGATGGTGCACGCGACCCTGACCGGTGTCTCCGCCGTCTACGGGCCCAGCGGTGAGCGGCTCGGCTCCTGGCTCGGCACGGACGCGAGCGAGGCGGCGGTGTACGAGGTCCCTCTCGCGCGCGGGGTCACCCCGTACGTCCGGTACGGCGACTGGCCGGTGCACGGGGCGCTGCTCGTCCTGGCAGCGCTGTGCGCGACGGAGGGGGTCCGCGCGCTCAGGCTGCGGCGGAGCGCTCCTGGACCGCTCGCACCACCCGCTCGCACAGTTCGTGAGTCGCCAGTGCGTCCCGGGCGCTGA
- a CDS encoding Gfo/Idh/MocA family protein — protein sequence MKVGCIGLGDIARKAYLPVLGVHPGVELHLQTRTPATLAEVADSLHLPPGQRHTDLTELLAQDLDAAFVHAATVAHPEIVARLLEAGVPTFVDKPLAYELDASEGLVRLAEERNVSLAVGFNRRHAPGYAQCLEHPRELILMQKNRTGLPEVPRTMILDDFIHVVDTLRFLVPGPVDDVTVRARVEDGLLHHVVLQLAGDGFTALGVMNRLSGSAEEILEVSGQDTKRQVLNLAEVIDHKGQPSVRRRGDWVPVARQRGIEQGVLVFLDAVRAGKVLSARDALATHELCERVVRAVQERSAAA from the coding sequence GTGAAGGTCGGCTGCATCGGGCTGGGCGACATCGCGCGGAAGGCGTATCTGCCGGTGCTCGGCGTCCACCCCGGGGTCGAGCTGCATCTGCAGACCCGGACGCCCGCGACGCTCGCGGAGGTCGCCGACAGCCTCCACCTTCCGCCGGGGCAGCGGCACACCGACCTGACGGAGCTGCTGGCCCAGGACCTCGACGCGGCCTTCGTGCACGCTGCCACCGTGGCGCACCCCGAGATCGTCGCGCGGCTCCTGGAAGCGGGCGTACCGACGTTCGTCGACAAGCCCCTCGCCTACGAACTCGACGCCTCGGAAGGGCTGGTCCGGCTCGCGGAGGAGCGGAACGTCAGCCTCGCCGTCGGCTTCAACCGCCGCCACGCACCCGGGTACGCGCAGTGCCTGGAGCATCCGCGCGAGCTGATCCTGATGCAGAAGAACCGCACAGGGCTGCCGGAGGTGCCGCGCACGATGATCCTCGACGACTTCATCCATGTCGTGGACACCCTGCGGTTCCTGGTGCCCGGCCCGGTCGACGACGTGACGGTACGGGCCCGCGTCGAGGACGGCCTGCTCCACCACGTCGTACTCCAGCTCGCGGGCGACGGCTTCACGGCGCTCGGGGTGATGAACCGGCTGAGCGGCTCGGCGGAGGAGATCCTGGAGGTCTCCGGTCAGGACACCAAGCGGCAGGTGCTCAACCTCGCCGAGGTGATCGACCACAAGGGCCAGCCGAGCGTGCGACGGCGCGGTGACTGGGTGCCGGTGGCCCGCCAGCGCGGTATCGAGCAGGGGGTGCTCGTCTTCCTCGACGCCGTACGCGCGGGCAAGGTGCTCAGCGCCCGGGACGCACTGGCGACTCACGAACTGTGCGAGCGGGTGGTGCGAGCGGTCCAGGAGCGCTCCGCCGCAGCCTGA